A genome region from Triticum aestivum cultivar Chinese Spring chromosome 2B, IWGSC CS RefSeq v2.1, whole genome shotgun sequence includes the following:
- the LOC123047111 gene encoding probable inactive receptor kinase At5g67200, whose product MPAPALPLLPFLLLAAAVAAASAAVPPAASHSQPTLPTKGAGASHSQPTKPAVPPPAALASAPPAEGALLAAFLAKADPTAHLRFPLASTPCAHPGVTCGGAAGITHLVLEQAGLNGTFSPDTLSGLAALRVLSLKSNALHGPVPDLSALGNLKALFLAGNRFSGPFPASLASLRRLRSIDLSGNRFSGALPPGIEAAFPHLTALRLDSNHFNGSVPAWNQSSLKLLNVSYNDFSGPVPVTASMALMGADAFAGNPGLCGEVVRRECRGSPLVFFPGDGSSGSATPPAQSAGVAGAGPQRQGLPGSSAPRPHKVKKKTAMTVAIALAAVLAVLLVCAIVAATRGKKRRRPSTAAYPSPKKSAAASQLSREMDNADIGYVECVPDEEAAAMMMPEEKARRLGRSGCLTFCAGEATSYSLEQLMRASAEVLGRGSVGTTYKAVLDGRLVVIVKRLDAAKIGPAASEAETFEQNMDVIGRLRHPNLVPLRSFFQAKEERLLVYDYQPNGSLHSLIHGSRSSRGKPLHWTSCLKIAEDVAQGLAYIHQASRLVHGNIKSSNVLLGSDFEACLTDNCLSFLLESAEVKDDAAYRAPENMKSNRRLTPKSDVYAFGILLLELLSGKAPLEHSVLAATNLQTYALSGREDEGVDRERLSMIVDIASACVRSSPESRPTAWQVLKMIQEVKEADAIGDNEDGDLTSDS is encoded by the exons atgccggcgccggccctccccctcctccccttcctcctcctcgccgccgccgtcgccgccgcgtccGCCGCCGTCCCGCCCGCCGCGTCGCACTCCCAGCCCACGCTGCCCACGAAGGGGGCTGGCGCGTCGCACTCCCAGCCGACGAAGCCCGCggtgccgccgcccgccgcgctgGCCTCGGCCCCGCCGGCCGAGGGCGCGCTGCTGGCGGCCTTCCTCGCCAAGGCCGACCCGACGGCGCACCTGCGCTTCCCGCTCGCCTCCACCCCCTGCGCGCACCCGGGCGTGAcctgcggcggcgcggcggggatCACGCACCTCGTGCTCGAGCAGGCCGGCCTCAACGGCACCTTCTCGCCGGACACGCTCTCGGGCCTCGCCGCGCTGCGCGTGCTCAGCCTCAAGTCCAACGCGCTCCACGGCCCCGTCCCCGACCTCTCCGCGCTCGGCAACCTCAAGgcgctcttcctcgccggcaaccgCTTCTCCGGCCCGTTCCCGGCCTCGCTCGCCTCGCTGCGTCGCCTCCGCTCCATCGACCTCTCCGGGAACCGGTTCTCCGGCGCGCTCCCGCCCGGCATCGAGGCCGCGTTCCCGCATCTCACGGCCCTGCGCCTCGACTCCAACCACTTCAACGGCTCCGTCCCCGCCTGGAACCAGTCGTCGCTCAAGCTGCTGAATGTCTCGTACAACGACTTCTCCGGCCCCGTGCCCGTCACCGCCTCCATGGCGCTCATGGGCGCCGACGCGTTCGCCGGGAACCCCGGCCTCTGCGGCGAGGTCGTCCGCCGCGAGTGCCGCGGCTCCCCCCTCGTTTTCTTCCccggcgacggcagcagcggctccGCCACTCCCCCCGCGCAGAGCGCCGGTGTTGCCGGCGCTGGCCCGCAGCGGCAGGGCTTGCCAGGCTCGTCGGCACCACGGCCGCacaaagtgaagaagaagactGCAATGACTGTCGCGATTGCTTTGGCAGCCGTCCTGGCCGTGCTTCTCGTTTGCGCCATAGTTGCCGCAACGAGGGGCAAGAAGCGTAGGCGGCCGAGCACTGCGGCATACCCAAGCCCCAAGAAGAGCGCGGCCGCCTCGCAGCTCAGCAGGGAGATGGACAACGCCGACATTGGCTATGTCGAGTGCGTGccggacgaggaggcggcggcgatgatGATGCCGGAGGAGAAGGCTCGCCGGCTGGGGCGGAGCGGCTGCCTGACGTTCTGCGCGGGCGAGGCCACGAGCTACAGTCTGGAGCAGCTGATGCGCGCGTCGGCGGAGGTGCTCGGCCGCGGGAGCGTGGGGACGACGTACAAGGCGGTGCTCGACGGCCGGCTCGTGGTCATCGTCAAGAGGCTGGACGCGGCCAAGATCGGCCCGGCGGCTTCGGAGGCAGAGACCTTCGAGCAGAACATGGATGTGATTGGCCGGCTGCGGCATCCGAACCTCGTGCCGCTGCGGTCCTTCTTCCAGGccaaggaggagcggctgctggtgTACGACTACCAGCCCAACGGCAGCCTCCATTCCCTCATCCACG GTTCAAGATCGTCCCGGGGAAAACCGCTGCACTGGACATCATGCCTGAAGATAGCAGAAGATGTTGCACAGGGCCTTGCCTACATTCATCAGGCATCTCGGCTTGTTCATGGAAACATCAAGTCCTCCAATGTGCTGCTTGGTTCCGACTTTGAGGCTTGCCTTACAGACAACTGCTTGTCATTCCTTCTGGAATCAGCAGAAGTCAAAGACGACGCTGCATACAGAGCACCAGAAAACATGAAGTCCAACAGAAGGCTCACACCCAAATCAGACGTCTATGCTTTCGGCATCCTTCTCCTTGAGCTCCTTAGTGGCAAGGCACCGCTCGAGCACTCGGTCCTGGCGGCAACCAATCTCCAGACGTATGCGCTGTCGGGGAGGGAAGACGAAGGAGTGGACAGAGAGCGCCTCTCGATGATCGTCGACATTGCGTCTGCCTGCGTCCGGTCGTCGCCGGAGAGTCGGCCAACTGCCTGGCAAGTCCTCAAGATGATTCAGGAGGTGAAGGAAGCAGATGCAATCGGCGACAATGAGGATGGCGATCTTACTAGCGACTCCTAG